Proteins found in one Mucilaginibacter gracilis genomic segment:
- a CDS encoding site-specific integrase, which produces MLEKSLGLMFFLKQPKNYQRGPMYIYLKVTVDGISKDISVKRSWEPSRWNSKGNCASGNKEDAKALNEYLDVLQNKAYEARKYLIDRGKVVTALAMVELLSGVNERKWMLLALFEAHNKELKKMIGKGVAKGTHTNFDTSYRHTSKFINCEYKVHDINIRSLDLDFIKKLYNWYRTDQGLNHNSALKNIANMKKIVLDCVDNGWLVGDPFAKFEMTREDVDTIYLDKEEIQRIASKKIDNDRLSRVRDLFVFCCFTGLSFIDVKQLKRSEVTMAHNSELRIYKNRQKTGTPAVIPLLPIALVILNKYKDDNACLVKDMLLPVLSNQKYNSYLKELADSCDVNKELTSKMARNSFATTVTLANNVPIETISKMMGHKTIKQTQHYAKVLAIKVTEDMTLLKKKLHRNKFISAEQIDQCSKI; this is translated from the coding sequence ATGTTAGAAAAAAGTTTAGGCTTAATGTTTTTCTTAAAACAGCCCAAAAATTACCAACGCGGACCAATGTACATCTACCTCAAAGTTACTGTTGATGGTATTTCTAAAGACATCTCTGTTAAACGTTCCTGGGAGCCATCTAGGTGGAATTCGAAAGGAAACTGTGCCAGCGGTAATAAAGAAGACGCAAAAGCACTCAACGAGTATCTTGATGTACTACAAAATAAAGCATATGAAGCCCGGAAATATTTAATAGACCGGGGCAAGGTGGTTACTGCTTTAGCTATGGTGGAATTACTATCCGGGGTTAATGAACGGAAATGGATGTTACTTGCATTGTTTGAAGCACATAATAAAGAGCTAAAGAAAATGATTGGTAAAGGTGTAGCAAAAGGAACACATACTAACTTTGATACTTCCTATAGACATACCTCCAAGTTTATTAACTGCGAATACAAAGTACATGATATTAATATCCGTTCTCTAGACCTTGACTTTATTAAGAAATTATACAATTGGTACCGAACAGATCAAGGGCTTAACCATAATTCGGCGTTAAAAAATATTGCCAATATGAAAAAGATAGTATTGGATTGTGTAGATAATGGATGGTTAGTAGGAGACCCGTTCGCTAAATTTGAGATGACAAGAGAAGATGTCGATACCATCTATCTTGATAAAGAAGAAATCCAACGAATTGCGTCCAAGAAGATAGATAATGATCGTCTTTCGAGAGTAAGGGATTTGTTTGTATTTTGTTGTTTCACAGGTCTGTCTTTTATTGACGTTAAGCAATTGAAACGTTCCGAAGTGACCATGGCTCACAATAGTGAACTAAGAATTTACAAGAACAGGCAAAAAACAGGAACACCAGCAGTGATACCTTTATTGCCAATTGCTCTCGTTATTCTTAATAAATATAAAGATGACAATGCTTGCTTAGTCAAGGATATGCTTTTACCGGTTTTAAGCAATCAAAAATATAATTCTTATTTAAAAGAGCTTGCTGACAGTTGTGATGTTAATAAAGAACTAACTTCGAAAATGGCTAGAAACTCATTTGCCACCACCGTGACACTGGCTAATAATGTTCCAATTGAAACTATTAGTAAAATGATGGGGCATAAAACGATAAAGCAAACTCAGCACTATGCAAAGGTCTTAGCTATTAAGGTAACTGAAGATATGACATTGTTGAAAAAGAAACTGCACAGAAATAAATTTATTTCCGCAGAACAAATTGACCAATGTTCTAAAATCTGA